In one Dermacentor variabilis isolate Ectoservices chromosome 4, ASM5094787v1, whole genome shotgun sequence genomic region, the following are encoded:
- the LOC142578502 gene encoding uncharacterized protein LOC142578502 has protein sequence MIDTIQMPAYESYNEYSKSSLGHKERTKEMATTLHLGRRGVHRVTGSVRGVNWRPTRFADEAALNYYACSVCHVLRSKTIRLPCLHGLCGRCQAGCIIRDGGSVCPLDGEPFRKDECQEVQLTARNKRDLKAYCWNEPQGCDFIGPLAALLQHYEAECTFHAFPCQQCGEVIVADRLSAHYIGGCSNRSPNVTIPKFSRPGGPAITIQDVTAVERGAAESVRCLHEADGIATLQRRINELVELVRSLSAQQEKMEEDMEKLEGAKRAANLVTGNGKSG, from the exons ATGATTGACACCATTCAGATGCCTGCCTACGAGTCATACAACGAGTACAGCAAGTCATCTTTGGGCCACAAAGAGCGCACAAAGGAA ATGGCTACCACACTACATCTCGGGCGCCGAGGTGTGCACCGAGTAACCGGCTCGGTGAGGGGCGTCAATTGGCGCCCGACGCGGTTTGCCGACGAAGCCGCCTTGAATTACTATGCCTGCAGCGTGTGCCACGTTCTTCGAAGCAAGACAATCAGGCTTCCCTGTTTGCATGGCTTGTGCGGGCGGTGCCAAGCTGGCTGTATCATCCGTGATGGCGGTAGCGTCTGCCCGCTGGACGGAGAGCCATTTCGCAAGGACGAGTGCCAAGAAGTGCAGCTTACAGCCAGGAATAAGCGGGACCTGAAG GCTTACTGCTGGAACGAACCCCAGGGATGCGATTTCATCGGCCCTCTGGCGGCGCTCCTGCAACACTACGAAGCGGAATGCACTTTCCACGCGTTCCCGTGTCAACAGTGCGGAGAGGTCATTGTTGCTGATAGGCTATCTGCGCACTACATTGGCGGTTGCAGCAACAGGTCGCCAAACGTGACAATTCCAAAGTTTTCAAGACCAGGTGGCCCTGCCATCACTATCCAAGACGTCACTGCGGTCGAGCGTGGAGCCGCCGAGTCAGTCAGATGCCTACATGAGGCGGATGGTATCGCGACGCTTCAGCGTAGGATCAACGAACTAGTGGAGTTGGTCAGAAGCTTAAGCGCCCAGCAGGAAAAGATGGAGGAGGATATGGAGAAGCTGGAAGGGGCGAAGCGAGCGGCTAACCTTGTGACTGGAAACGGCAAAAGTGGCTAG